The genomic interval AAGAGCTCGCAAATATTTATCCTTTGTAATATGAAGGCGGATTTTTTTTTCATTTTCTCTTCTTAATAAGCCCTCACCCGAAATCGAAATTTTAGGTATTCCAGATGAATACTCAAATCTTGTATTCGAACCATTTTATAGAATTTCAAAATTTGTAGATGATGCATATAACACTTTAAATCTTGGAATTGGATTATCTCTCGTTAAAGCAGTAATAAAAAAACACAATGGAGATGTTAGAATATCGAACATAAAAGATTTTACTGCAAGGAGCGGTGACACTGTTAAGGTGAACCTAGAAATAGAACTACCCATTATAGAATAAAGTTTATGGAAAAGAATTCAATCTCCTGTGAGACAGAACCAATACATTTAATAAATGAATTACAGGATTTTGGTTTAATAATTTTTTTATCTTTTGATGATAATAAAATAATCGCATGCGGAGAAAATTCTTACGAATACTTAAAATTAAGTCAAATGAAGTTTTAAGAAGAAAGCCCGTTGAAATATTTGAAAATTTTAGTCAGTATAAAGAAAGAATTTCAAAGTGCTTTTAATAAAAATCAAGAAGAATTTTAAAATTCAGTTTTTTATTTCAAGAGCAGCTAATGTTCGCAACTTTTCGAAAAAGCGAAAGTTTATTTTTGTGAGATTGAAAGAGATAATCCTAATTATGCGCTTGATATATTCAATGATTTATTGACAGAATTCAATGAACTAAGCAAAATAAATATGGCACAGAAACTATATGATTTTGCAGTAGAAGAAATTAGAACGAAAACTAAGTTTGATAGAGTTTTATTATATAAATTCAATGAGGATTTTACTGGGGAAGCTATTGCGGAGTCACGAAATCATAAACTAACATCACTTCTAGGCTTCCATTTTCCTGCTACAGATATTCCTGCGCCAGCTAGAGAAATTTACTTAAAGAATTCAATACGCCTTATCCACTCCAGACAAGAAAAACAAATTAATTTAACAAAATCCGACGAATATCAAAACTATAATTTTGATATGAAGTGCATCCATACTAAGAGCACCTCACAGTCACCACCTTGAATATTTACGTAACATGGGCATTGTTACATCGATGTCAATTTCATTGACGGCCGAGAAAAAATTATGGGGTTTATTTATCTGTCACTCATTAGAGAAATTAGTTCCTTCTACATTTATCCGAAATTATTTATCGATTTTTTCTAAGTCAGTTTTTAGACAAATTGATTTATTAAACAAACACAGAGAATCCTTAGAAGAAATAAAAATCCAGGAATTATTTACAAACCTAATTCAAAATTAAATTCAGTCTCTCTAGATAACATAATCAATGTTTTCGAAAAACATATACATCTATTAATGAAAGAATTCGAATCAGATGGACTATACTTACAGTTTAATAATAAAAGTTTAAGCATTGGAATAATACCGGAGAAAGCAATTTTAGAAAAAATTATATTTATATTATCAACTGAATTTGCCGGTAAATTTTTCTTCACAAATGATTTACAAAAATCTTTTCCTGATAAATTTACAAATCCAGATAAAGCAAATGGTATATTGTCGATTCCTCTATCTGCAAACAAAAATGATAGGATAATCTGGTTTAGAGGAGACGTAATTAAAACTATAATCTGGGGTGGAAATAAAGAAGAAGCATTTACTATCTCGAATAATCAAATTTCTCCGAGAAGGTCATTTGACAAATGGCTAGAAACTGTAAAAGGAAAATCTATTCCTTGGTCTGGTTTACATATTAAAATAATTTCTGAATTACAAAGAATCACAGAAATCATAGATAAAAAAATAGCTGAAAATAAATTAATTGAAACTTTAGAACTTATTAAGGCCTCAGAAAAAGAATTACAAGATTTGAATGCAACTAAAGATAAATTTTTCTCCATAGTTTCCCATAACTTACGCGGTCCATTTTCTGGTTTACTTGGAATTTCTGAATTATTAAAAGACTCTGTCAATGTCGAGCCTCCGCAAATGGATGAAATTAAAGAATACTCAGAGTTAATTCATATTAGCTCCTTAAAAGCATTTGACTTATTAAAAAATTTATTCGAATGGGGAAAGATTCAAACCAATAAAATCAAAATAAGAAAGGAATATATAAACTTAAGTTTTTTAATTGAGGAAATCATTTATTCTCTATCAAAAAAGTTACAGAATAAAGAAATAACCCTTATTACTGAATGTAAAGAATCAATAAACTTATTTACTGATAAAGATGCACTAATGGCAGTAATGAATAATATACTTATGAACTCAATTAAGTATTCTTATAGACAAAGTCAAATTCTATTAAGTGCAAAAGAAGTAAACAGTACAATCCAAATAGAAATAGAAGACTCTGGCATAGGAATGACAGACCTAGAAATCAAAAAACTCTTTAAAATAGAAGAACATTTCAATATGCCGGGAACGAATGGAGAAACAGGAACTGGTTTAGGCTTAATTATATCTAAAGAGTATATTGAAAAACTTAACTTTAAGATTGTAATTGAAAGCCAAAAGGGAAAAGGAACGAAGGTAATGATAATTTGCCCCTTTCAATATAATTTATCTATGAAATCTAAACTAAAATTTTAATATTACTTTTAAAAAATTACTTGTAGGTATCTACAATTATTTATAATGAAGAGATGAAAGGAATGATGTCAAAAAAACTATTTCTATTTATTTTACTTTTTTATTCTAATCTAACAATTTTTTCTCAGACAATAGATTTTTTTGAAGCAATTGCAACTGAAGTGAAGCTATCATTAGGTGAACTATCAATAAAAAAAATGTGAATAAAATCGTAGATGAGAACACTCCGCTACTCACTGCTATGCCTACAAATAAACCAGGAATATTAAAAAATATTCTGGATGCAAAAGAAAATCCAAATTTAAAACCAAAAAGAAACAGGCAAAACTCTCCTAATGGTCTGGATGGAATCAACCTACATGATTTCTGAAAAAGAAAAATTTCCCCCGTTTAGTTAAAAACACCTTTTTATGAAGGAGACGAAAGTCCATTTTTGCTGCACCCATTCTCAAAACTAAATTCTGAATTTAAATTGGATACTCTGCTTTTGAGAAGGGGAATAACACTTTATAGAAAAATAATGGAACTTATTGGCGAGAAGTTGAATGCAGATTACTGAAAGAAAAGATATCTTCATACAGACTATCCTATCGAAGGTAGAATATACTTGACAAAAATTCGATATATTGGATAAAGTCTTGAAAAGATTTCTATATGAAAGCATTTTTCGCAAAGTCAGTCAAAAGCCTAATTGTCTCTTGGTTTATTGCGTCTTTTGTCCTAAGCCTTTCTATTGTTCCTTTTTCGCAAGCGAAGGCATTTCAGAAACCGACTAAATCTTCCAATGCATTCCAGACATTTCGTTCTCAAGCCTATGCTACCGAATACAATTTATCTTCCTTTATTTATAGTGAGGAAGACTATCGATTTAATCAAACAGAAGAGAATCGAAATTATTTACAATTTCTAACTTTCACCATTCCGTATTTCAATCCACTTCATCATTATTTTAAGAATAGCAATACTACTTCCAATCATTTTTCTTACTTAAATTACAAACTCTATTCGATACCTCCACCCGGTTGTAGCTGAAAAGCCAATTTTCATCTAAGGACTATTGTTAAATTGTCCTGTCTCTAATTCAGAAATAAAAATTATACGCAAGAGGTATTCATTATGTTTACAGTAAACGATATTATCAATCTAAAGGAAGTTGTCTATCACCAGGGAAGCTGGGACCAGCATACAAGTATTGCCATTGAAGGAAGCAATCGATTTGTTCCTGATGCTAGCACAGTTAAAAGTTATGCCAAGCTATTAAGCGATGCCATTAGCGCTCATGCGCCTGGTAAATTCCATATTGCAGAGAAGGAATCCGGAAAGTCCTATTCCATTTTTCAATTGGTAGATAAGTCTTGCATTGCAGGTAGTTTTTCTTCTGAAAAATCCTCTTCCAATATAGAAATCTTTTCTTCAAAGAAGCTGGATTTAGAGGCTGTTTTAAAAATTACTCGTGAGTTTTTCAATTGCGAAGGATTAGAAGTAAAAACCTTTAGCAAAGTCAACTAAACACAGCCTTCGGTTTTATCTCCCTTATTTTCTGAGGTTGGCTTTGACTCCAGCCTCAGACTTTTTGAAAAAATAAATTCTTTTTCTGAAGTCTTGCTCGAATAAATCTATAATAATCATCCAACTAAGACGATATTCTGATTAGTATCCACATATGGCACTGTCAAAAGAACAAACTGCAGCTTATATTGAAAATCTAAAAGAGTTTAAAGCTTATATTGAAGAGCTCAAAAAAGATGTGAGCATCTATAAGTTTCAAATGAAAAAGAATACGAATAAGGCTATGGATCCTTATTACCAATTAGCTCTTGTTTTAAATTCCATTAAACTCATCAATACTTGTATCGGGATCAATGAGGTTTCTCTTTTAACTAGAAATCTAAAAGCAGAAGATTATCTCAATACTGCCAGAAAAGAAATCTACAGTGTGTTATCGGCAATGGAAAAAGTGGTTGGTGCGGATCACGAAAATGGACTCGACGAAAACAGAGAATTACTAGATAACATAGGCGAAATCAATCCCTTACAACGCCTACATTTCTTAAAAAGCTTTCGTAAGACAATTAATACACTCGTAGATGCTTATGGGCAGAAAAGTAAATGGAGATGGAGCTGGCCTGAGATATACTTCAAACTAGCGGTTCTCACAAAGAACTTCTTTGACTTCAGAGCTTTCGAAAGAGAAAACGATTTAGACAATCCGTATTTCTATGTCCGAAAAGAGCATTACAATCTAATCATTGAGCTAGCCAACTATACCGCTCAGGAATATAGAACGAAATTTGACCTTTCTACCAATGATACAGGTGATTTAAAGAAATCCGTTGCCATGCTTGAAATGAATAGAAAGATTTTTCAAATTACCGGAAACACAGACGATTTGGATAAAACCAAGACTCTCATTGAGTCGTTGAATAACAAAATCGACACGATAGAAAACGACAAAACGAATCCTAAGAAAAAGAAAAAGTAAATAGAATTGTGATTTTCTTCTGAGCATAATTAGATGGTTACAGATGCAATGAATGATTATGAGTTAACATACATTGTAGTTTGAGCTATGAACCAAAAACTGTCAATTATCCTCACCTTTGTATTCTTTTCCATTTTTTTCTATTCCTGTGCGGATAATGGCATCTTTAAACCTCAAGTAGTAAAAGGCGTCATTGATCTTAGGAGTTGGGATTTTCAAAAAGAAGTTGTCTCCCTAGACGGAGATTGGGAATTCTATCCTTACGAATTTATTGAGCCCGGTAGTATAGATACACGAAAGGAAAATCATCCTATATTTCTTCCAATTCCAGGATTTTGGAATGATGTAATAAAAAAGGGAGAAGGGTATGGCACCTATCGTATTAGAATGCTTTTACCAGAAGGATTAAATATACCATTAGCATTCAAGGTATCAGAGAATGGAACGGCTTATGTGATGTATGCGAACGGAAAGAAAATTTCTACCAATGGAAGGATTGGCAAGACAAAAGAAACTAGTTCCCCTCAAATGCTTCCTTTGATTAGCGAAAGTATTCAACCTGAGAAAGAGATAGAAATACTATTTCATGTTTCCAATTTTCATTATCGCGACGGTGGACTTTGGTATTCTCTTTTTTTGGGGCAAGATAGTAGTATCCGCCAGATTAGAGAAAAAAAATTATACTTAACTTTTTTCTTATGCGGAAGCATTCTTATTATGGCTGTGTATCACCTGACAATCTTCTTCTTTAGAAGAAAGGACAAGTCTCCCTTATTTTTCAGCTTATTCTGCTTTGTAATTATCATAAATCTTTTGAGTTCTGGTGAAAGGTATTTAAGTTATCTCTATCGGGATGATCCCCTTTTTATACTCAGTAAAATTGAATATCTCTGTTATTATTTTGGTGTTCCTTTTTTTGCTCATATGTTGCATTTACTTTTCCCCGAAGAGTTTAAAAAGAGGGTAATAAAGATTATCTGGTCAGTTACCATTCCATTTTCCTTGGTAGTTATTTTTACTGGCAGTTCGTTTTATACGCATACAGTTTTTTACTTTCATGGTTTTACAATTCTTTGTTTTATCTATTTCTTTTACGTTATTCTTTTTGGTATCATTCATAAAAGAGAGGGAACTTGGATTATTCTTTTCGGTTCTCTCATTCTTATACTTGGATGCGTAAATGATATATTGCATTCGGCGGAAGTAATCCATACACAATTCGTAGTTCCACAGGCTTTGTTAGGATTTATTTTTGCACAGTCGGTTATTTTATCTATGCGATTTTCTAAGGCATTTAATGAGGTAGAAAAACTTACGCAAAATCTAACCGAACTAAACTTGGGGCTAGAAGACACAGTCATTCAACGGACAATTGAATATAAAACCCAAAAAGAAATTGCTGAGAGTGCGAATAAAATAAAAGATAAGTTTGTATCCATTGTTTCGCATGATTTGCGTTCTACTACGTGCATTCATAGATTCTATTTTAGATGAATTAAGTCCACAGGGGTTAATAAAGAATATCTCCTTTCAGTGCGGAATACCCGAATCGGATACAATTCAAATTGATCCGGAACTTTTTTCACAAGTAATTCGAAATCTAGTCACGAATGCAATTAAGTTTAGTCATAATAAAGGCATTATCAAAATCGATTTCATTCAAGAGGATAAAGACTATATACTTTTCATAAAAGATTATGGAGTAGGGATGTCTGCGGATAATTTAAAAAATCTATTTGATCCAGAAGGCGTTAAAAGTAGTTTAGGAACTTCTGGAGAGCAGGGAAGTGGTATGGGGCTTTTTATTTGTAAGTATGTTGTAGAAGCGCATAATGGCAAACTCCATATTGAAAGCATGGAAGGAGTAGGCACGATTTGCAAAATTCGGCTGCCTTTTCTGACTAATATGGGAATTATTTAGAATACATTTCTTTGAGTTGTAATATTAATTCAGCATTGCTTTGGACGTTGTATTTTTTTCTGAGTTTATAAATATAGTATTCTATTGTTTTCTCGGATTTATTTATTTTTTCTGCAATTTCATTGTAACGAAATCCTTGTGATAGAAAATCAAAAATTTCGTTTTCGATTGGTGTTAATGATTTCTTCTTTGCATCTTTGGAAAGATGAACCTTTACTGCATCAGAGCAATAAAAGATTCCTTTTAATGTCTGCATCAAAATACTCGGTAGAAATGTTATGGATTCTGATTTGAGCGCATACGAATCGGCTCCGTTTTTTCTTGCATCAAAAAAATAATTCATTCCTTCATGCATGGTAAATATCACAACTTTAACTAGGGGATAATTCTCTTTAATCGCTTTTAATAAACTAAATTTATTTGCTCCGGGCATGTCAATATCAAGCACAATGATATCTATCTCTTCTTGTTCTAGAAATTTTAAAACAGAATCAGCATTGGCGAAGATTCCGCATATCTTAAATCTAATATCGCTTTTTAAGATAACACGAATTCCCTCTGTAACTACAGAATGGTCGTCTGCTACGATGATTCGAAATATTTTTTCTGTCATAAGTCATTGTCGCAAATCTTTCTTAAAATGAACAACGAAATAAATTCTAAATTGAATTGAAAGTTTAGGACTTTTCCTAAACTTTTGGACTATTTACCTGAAAAACTTTTTCTCTCTCCAATTCGCTTTTGAAATTTGTTGCATAGAAAGTGCAGGTCGCGGGTGGGAATGTAAGAGTATAAACAAGGGAAGGAAAAATACATGGAAACAATTATATGGGATGAAAAACTTTTGAGTGTGGGAGTAATGCAATTCGATAATGAGCATAAATTTCTAATCAAATATTTGAACGAATTAAACGATGCGATAAAAATTGGCTCTAGCCAAACAATAATGGAAGAAATTTTAGTAAAAATAATGCATTATACTAAATCCCATTTTGCGCATGAGGAAA from Leptospiraceae bacterium carries:
- a CDS encoding ATP-binding protein, with amino-acid sequence MFFSFSLLNKPSPEIEILGIPDEYSNLVFEPFYRISKFVDDAYNTLNLGIGLSLVKAVIKKHNGDVRISNIKDFTARSGDTVKVNLEIELPIIE
- a CDS encoding response regulator transcription factor; its protein translation is MTEKIFRIIVADDHSVVTEGIRVILKSDIRFKICGIFANADSVLKFLEQEEIDIIVLDIDMPGANKFSLLKAIKENYPLVKVVIFTMHEGMNYFFDARKNGADSYALKSESITFLPSILMQTLKGIFYCSDAVKVHLSKDAKKKSLTPIENEIFDFLSQGFRYNEIAEKINKSEKTIEYYIYKLRKKYNVQSNAELILQLKEMYSK
- a CDS encoding 7TM-DISM domain-containing protein, with amino-acid sequence MNQKLSIILTFVFFSIFFYSCADNGIFKPQVVKGVIDLRSWDFQKEVVSLDGDWEFYPYEFIEPGSIDTRKENHPIFLPIPGFWNDVIKKGEGYGTYRIRMLLPEGLNIPLAFKVSENGTAYVMYANGKKISTNGRIGKTKETSSPQMLPLISESIQPEKEIEILFHVSNFHYRDGGLWYSLFLGQDSSIRQIREKKLYLTFFLCGSILIMAVYHLTIFFFRRKDKSPLFFSLFCFVIIINLLSSGERYLSYLYRDDPLFILSKIEYLCYYFGVPFFAHMLHLLFPEEFKKRVIKIIWSVTIPFSLVVIFTGSSFYTHTVFYFHGFTILCFIYFFYVILFGIIHKREGTWIILFGSLILILGCVNDILHSAEVIHTQFVVPQALLGFIFAQSVILSMRFSKAFNEVEKLTQNLTELNLGLEDTVIQRTIEYKTQKEIAESANKIKDKFVSIVSHDLRSTTCIHRFYFR
- a CDS encoding HAMP domain-containing histidine kinase; this encodes MICVLLRAFIDSILDELSPQGLIKNISFQCGIPESDTIQIDPELFSQVIRNLVTNAIKFSHNKGIIKIDFIQEDKDYILFIKDYGVGMSADNLKNLFDPEGVKSSLGTSGEQGSGMGLFICKYVVEAHNGKLHIESMEGVGTICKIRLPFLTNMGII